GGCCTGTTTATTTATAATGTATGGCACGGATACCAGAGTAATGGGAAGCAACTGTGACATAACATTTATTCGTTGATCCTGAAAATCTCACAGAAGATTATTCCTACGGGTCACCATGAAAATTGGGAAGAAAATGAACTTGTCTGTTTCGAAAGTCTCGTTTGAAAAGAAATCAAAATGTCGCAAAATCCCTGCATATAGTAAAATTCCATTCCGGCCCTGAACAAGAAGTTTAATTTATTAATAAAGAGCATAAATAGACCACGCCTAAATGGTGAGTGGTAAGTATGGAATATGAAGTGAAATACAAGCCGTCGTATTCGATGGTACTCATCAAGTTACAAGATGGGGAAACGGTCGTAGGCGAGTCTGGCGCGATGACGTATATGAGTTCAAATATCGAGGTGCATACGAGAGCAAGATCAGGAGTTTTTGGCTCTTTGGCTCTTAAGGTACTCGGCGGTCAATCGTTTTGGGTTACAGACTTCACTGCGAGAGGTGGCCCTGGGGAAGTCGCCTTCGTCTCCGCACCGATAGGCGATATAGAGCATCTGAAACTCAGTGGAATGAATGGCTGGATCATACGCAAAGAATCTTATGTCGCATCGTCCCCTACTGTTGATCTGGATGTCAAATGGGAAGGCTTTACAAAGGGCCTTTTTGGCCAAGGTCTATTTATGATAAGGGCGACCGGTATGGGTGATCTCTTC
This genomic window from Methanomassiliicoccales archaeon contains:
- a CDS encoding TIGR00266 family protein, yielding MEYEVKYKPSYSMVLIKLQDGETVVGESGAMTYMSSNIEVHTRARSGVFGSLALKVLGGQSFWVTDFTARGGPGEVAFVSAPIGDIEHLKLSGMNGWIIRKESYVASSPTVDLDVKWEGFTKGLFGQGLFMIRATGMGDLFINTFGAIDRHVLKSEEELIVDNFHLVAFSDSCSYKVEKFGGIKETVLSGEGLVTRIRGPGEVLIQTKNPREFADWLWTLIEPRVQSRAR